The nucleotide sequence GGCTCTGGGCTGGGCTTTGGGGTCCCCACAGCAGACCCCATGGCTCTGGATCCAAGTAGGGCAGATCCCTCCAGGGCTCAGCCCTGTCGGAACAAACCCAGAGCCATGTTCCCCTTTTCAGAGGGAGACCCACTGGCGGGGAGTGGGGATCCCTTCCCCGCTCTGCCCCAGGACAAGACCCTTTTCCTGGGCTGAACCACCCACCCTGGGGATTTGGGGATGCTCGGGAGGAGGGTCGCCAACCCACTCATTGCACTGattgatttttctctccctgctaATTATTTAAGCACCTTTTCCCCCCCGTACACGGCAGCTAGAGGtcaaaaacacaacagaaatacCACCGGTGTTGGCTGCTATATGGGACTGAAAGGCAGAGAGCAACCCCAGCGAGGGCTTAGATTAGCTCAAatctttaattagaaaaatagaCACAATTTTCTAATATCCTcggtagattttttttttttttttacaaacaggaaaataataataataataacaacatcACCTTTCCAAGGGGACCGTTACGCACCGGTTGCCAGAGCCCGGTGGCATCTCTCTCCTTTGGGAGAAAGGACCGGTGCAGCCGCAGCCCCCGACGGTGCCGGGCGGTAAATAACCAAATAACCAGTCGGGAGCTCCACGTAAAGTGCTGGCAGGGGAAATCAGTCAGGTCGCTACAAACACAGGATGTCCGTGGGTTTGGGTATATAAAAGCCCCCATCTTGGTGGGGATTTCTTTCTGTAcattggtgttttgtttgttttggttttttcccctccttggaATAGGAGCTATAAAAATGACTCAGTCCCCGCAGTTTGGAGATGGCTCCGGGTGGCCGGAGCTGCCACATCCCTCCTCCGCAGCCAGTGGTCCAGCGCCGCGGCATCGCCTCTGCCTCCCGCgtgcccctctcctccctggcaCGGCCCAACCTGCTGTCATCTTCTCCGGGGCCACCCCAGGAGGATATTCCCACCCCGGCTCTCCCGTGAGATGCTCGGGGGACCTCGGGAAAACGCTGTCTCCCAGCGCTCGGGTTGGGGCTTCACAGTGTCCCGAAGGAGAGACCCACCGAgaagaaacccaaacctttGAGCTTCTCCTCCGTCCGGGCTTTCTGCTTCAGGTGGACCTTGCTGTGGCGCTTCTTCTCGTCGCTCCTGGCGAAGCGGCGGCCGCAGGTGTCACAGGAGAAGGGCTTCTCGCCGGTGTGGGTGCGGATGTGGGTGGTGAGGTGGTCGCTGCGGCTGAAGTTCCTCAGGCAGATGCGGCACTGGAAGGGTTTGTGGCCCGTATGGATGCGGAGGTGCCTGTTGAGCTCATCCGAGCGGGCGAAGCTCCGGATGCAGTTCTCCACCGGGCAGGCGAAAGCCTTCTCGTGGGGTTTCGGGCAGAAGCATTTAGAAGAGCACTTGGTCCGGCGGGTCTTCTTCTTGGGCTCGGCCAAGGCAGGAGGGTTggtgggcagcagggaagggatggAGGAAGAGGTAGCGTGGCCCAAAAAGTCTGTGGGGGGGACAGAGGGCGAGGGGTGAGGATGGAGGAGCTCGGCAGAGCTCAGCAGACCCGGCAGGACTTCGGGCTGGGCCAAGGAGGCGTCGAATTCCGGCATTAACGGAGGAGGGAGGTTGTGGATCTTGGTGTCGGCAAAGTCCCCACGGGCTGGGAAGTTTTCTGGCTCGCAGCCGAAGCCCAGATGGGCGCCGAAGCAGGCAGCGTCCTCTGCCAGGCTGCCGAGCTCTGACTGGCAGCTGACGGACAAGACGCTTTCCATCTTGGAGGCCAGCGGGTGGAACAGCCCCTGGCTGCTCTCCCCAGCCGGGAAGGCTTCAGGAGAATGGTAGCCGGTGGGCAAATAGGCCTGATGCTGGGTGACGGGCTCCCACTGGGTGCAGGAAGCTTTAAATTTGTCCAGGGGTGGGGAACCAGAGGGCAGCTTGATGTCCTGCTTGTTGTCTAGGAGCTTGGGCTGGAAGAAGCACTGCGAGGTGTTTCCTAAGGTGGGTTGTGCCTGGAGGGGTTGCGCACCCTCCGCTGTGGGGAAGCCGCCGTAGCCCTGCTCCGGGAAGGGGGTTTGGGCGGATCCGTTCATTTCGGGCTGGCAGGCGGCGTAAAGGTCCAGCTGGCTCTGAGCCACCTCTGGGTAAAGAGCATCCAGGTGCCTTTGGTGGCCCTCGGAGGAGGCGAAGGGGGAGATGCCCAGGATCCCCGACATCAGGTTGAAGAGGGATTCCTGGTCCTGGGGATGCTCCGGTACCGCCTTGATGAAGAAGCTGCCGGTGTAGCTGAGCGAAGGGGAGGGCTGGCTGCCCAGGAGGGAGTAATCCACCGCCCCGCTGCTCATCGGGGTGCCCAGCAGCTCACCTGGGGATGCAGAGGGGATGGCGGTtagagggatggagggatgcagggatgggggggaggagggcggGATACGGGGGAACAGCGGGAGGCTGATGTTGCGTCACTGTGAGGTCCCCGTCCTAGCCGGGTCTCCGGGACCACACAGGGAGCCCTGGCTGtcacctccccttccccaaaagGACCCCCTCAGGACCCCCACCCTGGGTTAGCAGACTGTTGAACCCACAGCCAGGGGCTGGAAGCAGGTtgggggcaggggatggggagatGCCCGATTCCCAGTTGGAGCTACCCCTCCCAGCAGGGTCCCTCATCCCTGCCGGCTCCCCCCTGCCCTTACCTCCCAGGAAATCGGCTTCTGCCAGAAGTTGCTGCTCAGGCTGCCCCAAACCCTGCAGGTCTCCTGTTTTCATCTCGCAGCTCTCCTCGTATTTAGAGTAAAGAGGGTCCGGGCAGGAGAAATCCATAACGTTGAGCATCTCCCCTGGAGGCACGGCtggagcggcggggccgggctggggggagccGGGGGATGCTCAGGGCGAGCCGGGGGATGCTGCGGGGTGCCCGGGCTGATCCGGGGGGTGCTCGGGGTAGGTACCAGGGACGGGCTGCGGGACGCTCCGGGCAGCTTGGGGCAATCGGGATGATGCTGGGGCTGGGTGCCGGGAGCGATCCGGGGGGCGCTGagccccggggggggtgggtggacggggggcggggggcaggtcccggggcgggggggcgcaggcagggcccggcagcagcggcagcccGTCCGGACGCCCGGCTCTccctccccgccaccccctTTATAGCTGCAGCGGGGCTGCTCCGACCTTCCGCCGCAGCCATTTCTGGAGTCCCCAGTGAGGCTGCCGTGACGTAAATGCCCATATATGGACTCAGGATGTAGGCTAGGGAGTCCCAATAAGGAAATCTCTCCCGTGACGcgctgccccctccctcccctccccctcccttctcctcccccttttctctccttctgtgtttttttccccttccatctctctctttttaactAATAATCGCGATATTTTTAACAAATCGCTGCAGGGCCCGcggctgctgctgtgtgtgtgcacagcatcctcccccccccccagcacccccctgcAATCCCCCCCATCACACCCCCTGCATCAACACACCCATGCACACGCATGTGCACACACGCGTGTGCAAGCAGAAGCGTGTGCATGCAGCCTTTGCTTTCCTGCGGCTTCAGCTTTGCCCCTGCAGTTCCCACAGcgaggggggagcggggaggggggggatgcTGGGCACCCCTCCGGATCTGGCCCTTGCGCCGCAGCAATGCACTGGGGCTTTGGCTCCCCTCCCAACGTGGGCTGCTGTTCTTCCAGATTTACATCTCCCCAGGCTCTTATTCGCCTTAtgctattttttccctctgaatgCCTTTTGTTGCTCTTGTTCCTTCTAGAAGCGTGAAAGGTGCTGGGTTTgttatcccccccccccttccgaGCCTGATTTTGCAATACTTTCTGCTGgcattttgtatttgctttgatTTGGAGCCGTGAAGTGGATGCCGGCTCCTCCTGCGATCGAGCAAGCAGCcaaaaagagaaggcaaacGCTGCGGCCAGCTCCCTCGCCGCGTTTCAGTCATCCGAGTTCATGGCTCCCACCCAGGCCGGCATGCGATAGGCATGGGTttgggctgggagagggcagaTCCATACTGCAAAACCCACCAACTCATCAAAGGGGGGTATTTTGAGAGTGGACCCAACCCAAGCAGTGATTTGGAAGGATCCTGGCGGTGCTTCCACCCCCGCCGCAGCGCCTTGAGCATCCTCGCGACCCCCCCAGCTGCTGCGGTGGGGTGAAGCCCCCAGTGAATGAGGGTGGTTGCTTTCCCTGCTTGGTTGTTTGGAGATTTCCATATTTCCAACATCGATTTGGAGCTGATCCTGGGCGAGTGGCCACGCTTTGGGGAGCGGATTGGCAGCAGCATCCGGCCCAGGCAGTTtggatggggaggggaaggtTTTCTCTGGGTAATCTGGCTGTTGGGTTCAGAGCCCACTATAAAACAcatctataaaaatatttacgGGTACAAACCTGCTCTTTCTCAGTGCAAGGTGGCTGATGAGAAGGTTACCTCCACAACAGGGTCTGCAGGAGAAAGCAGCGGGGTGCAA is from Phalacrocorax carbo chromosome 4, bPhaCar2.1, whole genome shotgun sequence and encodes:
- the EGR4 gene encoding early growth response protein 4; its protein translation is MLNVMDFSCPDPLYSKYEESCEMKTGDLQGLGQPEQQLLAEADFLGGELLGTPMSSGAVDYSLLGSQPSPSLSYTGSFFIKAVPEHPQDQESLFNLMSGILGISPFASSEGHQRHLDALYPEVAQSQLDLYAACQPEMNGSAQTPFPEQGYGGFPTAEGAQPLQAQPTLGNTSQCFFQPKLLDNKQDIKLPSGSPPLDKFKASCTQWEPVTQHQAYLPTGYHSPEAFPAGESSQGLFHPLASKMESVLSVSCQSELGSLAEDAACFGAHLGFGCEPENFPARGDFADTKIHNLPPPLMPEFDASLAQPEVLPGLLSSAELLHPHPSPSVPPTDFLGHATSSSIPSLLPTNPPALAEPKKKTRRTKCSSKCFCPKPHEKAFACPVENCIRSFARSDELNRHLRIHTGHKPFQCRICLRNFSRSDHLTTHIRTHTGEKPFSCDTCGRRFARSDEKKRHSKVHLKQKARTEEKLKGLGFFSVGLSFGTL